Proteins encoded by one window of Streptomyces sp. NBC_01707:
- a CDS encoding MEKHLA domain-containing protein, with amino-acid sequence MRTDVIALSSPLDTAFFSLLKGSYEQLLGRALLPKVPDDGDEANWLYHDAPFAVLAQNTADDPAFVYANIAAQRLFAYSWEEFSGLPSRLSAPAADRAARNRLMAGVLSHGYAEGYRGLRVAGTGQRFWIENVTIWNLMDADTDGPGSGDTVRGQAALIRAWSNA; translated from the coding sequence ATGAGGACCGACGTGATAGCCCTATCATCGCCGCTCGACACGGCATTCTTCTCACTGTTGAAAGGCAGCTACGAGCAGCTACTCGGCCGGGCGTTGCTGCCCAAGGTTCCGGACGATGGGGATGAGGCCAACTGGCTCTATCACGACGCACCGTTCGCGGTGCTCGCGCAGAACACCGCCGACGACCCGGCTTTCGTCTACGCCAACATCGCGGCGCAGCGGCTCTTCGCCTATTCCTGGGAGGAGTTCTCCGGCCTCCCCTCCCGGCTCTCCGCACCGGCCGCCGACCGGGCGGCGCGCAACCGCCTAATGGCGGGTGTCCTGAGCCACGGCTACGCCGAGGGCTACCGCGGACTGCGGGTGGCTGGGACCGGCCAGCGCTTCTGGATCGAGAACGTCACCATCTGGAACCTGATGGACGCCGATACCGACGGTCCTGGATCCGGCGACACCGTCCGCGGACAAGCCGCACTCATCCGCGCGTGGTCTAACGCGTGA
- a CDS encoding ketol-acid reductoisomerase, with product MTQETLDFATTVFDKEYVSLGGRREAIVRGGRHLFDRLPAAFEGVGQIGVIGWGSQGPAQAQNLRDSLGDAVKVVVGLREGSSSLQSAREAGFTEEDNTLGEMSEVIAASDMVLLLISDAALAEHYREIFTALRPGTTLGLSHGFLLGHLQDTGETFPQDVDVVAVCPKGMGPSVRALYVQGATVNGAGINASFAVEQDVTGRAVDRALGWSVALGAPFTFQTTLRSEYLSDLSGERAMLLAGVHGIVESLYRRYRDHDGLSDHDAFRRSVECVTGPVSRIISKDGLIGVYRSLGEEEKAVFADAYSAAYPIGLELTAEIYDEVSSGNEIRSVILAGKRLDRFPMGKIDQADMWRVGQEVRARRDADNEVPLDPFTAGIFCGIMMAQADLLLEQGHPYSEIANESVIEAVDSLNPYMHARGVAYMVDNCSTTARLGARKWAPRFDYLLTQTAYPAVDDKTVDRTPFAAFESHVLHQVLELCSQMRPSVDIFVE from the coding sequence ATGACCCAGGAAACGCTGGACTTCGCAACGACCGTCTTCGACAAGGAGTACGTGTCCCTCGGCGGACGGCGCGAGGCCATCGTGCGCGGCGGCCGACACCTGTTCGACCGGCTGCCCGCCGCATTCGAGGGCGTGGGGCAGATCGGCGTCATCGGCTGGGGATCCCAAGGCCCGGCCCAGGCACAGAACCTGAGGGATTCACTGGGTGACGCCGTCAAGGTCGTCGTCGGACTCCGTGAGGGCTCCAGTTCTCTGCAGAGTGCCCGTGAAGCGGGCTTCACCGAGGAGGACAACACTCTCGGCGAGATGTCCGAAGTCATTGCAGCCTCCGACATGGTGCTGCTGCTGATCTCCGATGCCGCGCTCGCCGAGCACTACCGGGAGATCTTCACCGCGCTGCGCCCGGGTACCACGCTAGGGCTCTCACACGGCTTCCTGCTGGGCCACCTCCAAGACACAGGTGAGACGTTCCCGCAGGATGTCGACGTCGTCGCGGTGTGCCCCAAGGGCATGGGCCCGTCCGTTCGGGCCCTGTACGTTCAAGGCGCCACCGTCAACGGCGCGGGGATCAACGCCAGCTTCGCCGTCGAGCAAGACGTCACCGGGCGGGCCGTCGACCGCGCCCTGGGCTGGTCGGTGGCGCTGGGGGCGCCCTTCACCTTCCAGACCACGCTGCGGTCAGAGTACCTGTCCGACCTTTCCGGCGAGCGAGCCATGCTGCTGGCCGGCGTGCACGGCATCGTCGAGAGCCTCTACCGGCGCTACCGCGACCATGACGGCCTGAGCGACCACGACGCGTTCCGCCGCTCAGTGGAGTGCGTCACCGGCCCGGTTTCCCGGATCATCTCCAAGGACGGCCTGATCGGCGTCTACCGGAGCCTCGGAGAGGAGGAGAAGGCCGTGTTCGCGGACGCCTACTCTGCGGCGTACCCGATCGGCCTGGAACTGACCGCGGAGATCTACGATGAGGTCAGCTCCGGGAACGAGATCCGCAGCGTCATCTTGGCGGGCAAGCGCCTCGACCGCTTCCCAATGGGGAAGATCGACCAGGCGGACATGTGGCGCGTCGGCCAAGAGGTGCGTGCTCGGCGCGACGCGGACAACGAGGTTCCCCTCGACCCGTTCACCGCCGGTATCTTCTGCGGAATCATGATGGCCCAGGCCGACCTCCTTCTGGAGCAGGGCCACCCCTACTCCGAAATCGCCAACGAGTCAGTCATCGAGGCCGTCGACTCGCTCAACCCGTACATGCACGCACGTGGTGTGGCCTACATGGTCGACAACTGCTCGACCACCGCGCGGCTTGGCGCGCGCAAGTGGGCGCCGCGCTTTGACTATTTGCTCACCCAGACCGCCTATCCTGCGGTGGATGACAAGACGGTAGACCGCACGCCGTTCGCAGCGTTCGAGAGTCACGTCCTGCACCAGGTGCTGGAGCTCTGCTCGCAGATGCGCCCGTCGGTGGATATCTTCGTGGAGTGA
- a CDS encoding Lsr2 family protein encodes MAQKIVTVYTDDLTGAESEEVQTHTFSLDGVNYEIDLVSDNYDELFEALAPFIDKGRKIGRSVSAGRSRKASTDGPSAEKIRAWARENGHQVSDRGRVPATIREAYQKAH; translated from the coding sequence ATGGCTCAGAAGATTGTAACTGTCTACACAGATGACCTCACGGGTGCAGAATCCGAAGAGGTGCAGACGCATACTTTTTCGCTCGACGGCGTCAACTACGAGATCGATCTCGTGTCGGATAACTATGACGAGCTGTTCGAGGCGCTTGCGCCCTTCATCGACAAGGGGCGCAAGATCGGCCGGTCGGTGAGTGCAGGACGATCGCGTAAGGCATCGACCGACGGGCCCAGCGCAGAGAAAATTCGGGCCTGGGCGCGGGAGAACGGCCACCAGGTGAGTGACCGAGGCCGCGTTCCCGCCACTATACGAGAGGCCTACCAGAAGGCGCACTGA